GTCGCCGATGTCGGCCATGCCCGGCATCGTCTCGTGGAACGCGGACGACGCCATCATCACCATTGCGATGTTCACGAAGCCGGCGACGCCGAGCGCGACCGCCACCTCGCGGTTCGAGAAGCGCAGCAGCAGCCTGCGCTCGCGCTCGTCGCGCGGCGCCGTGCGCCGCTGCGTGAGGCCGGAGTGCAGATAGAGCGTGTGCGGCATGATCGTCGCGCCGATGATGCCGACCGCGAGCGTGAGCGCCGCGCCGTCCCGCAACTGCGGCGCGACGAGATGATAGGCGGCCGCATGCCAGTCCTGCGGCGCGATCAGCAGCTCGCCGAGATAGCTCGCGCCGATCACGCCGACCAAGGCCGCGATCGCGGCCTCGAGCGGCCGGAAGCCGCGCTTTTCCAGCGTGAGGATCGCGCAGGTCAGCACGGCCGTCGCGCCCATTCCGACGATGAGCGGCAGATGGAACAGCAAGCCGAACGCGAGCGCGCCGCCCAGGAATTCGGCGAGGTCGGTCGCCATCGCGGCGATCTCCGATGCGACCCACATGCCCCAGACGACGGGCTGCGGGAAATGCTCGCGGCACAGCTCGGCAAGATTGCGGCCCGTCACGATGCCGAGCTTCGCCGACATCGCCTGAAACATCATCGCGATCACGTTCGCGGCGAGCACGACCCACAGCAGCTCGTAGCCGTATGCGGCGCCCGCCTGGATGTTGGTCGCAAAGTTGCCGGGGTCCATATAGCCGATCGACGCGATCACGGCCGGCCCGACGAACGGCAGCGCGGCCGCGACGCCCTTGCGGCGCCCTTCGAGCGCGTCGCGCGCCGCGCGGATCGTGCGCGAGGTCACGTCGCCCGCCGGCGCGAAATCGCCGGCGGATTGGCTCATCGTGGTTGAGGAAAGCATGATGGGTATCCGTTCGAGTGCTGAATGATTCGACATGCGCGGCGCGCCCGGCCGCCGAGCCCGCGGCCGGGCGACTGCGGCCGGTCCGGCCGCTCGCCCGCCGCGCGCTTACGCCGGCACGACGTCCGGCCGGTTGCGCGGAAAGCGCGCGATCACGT
The nucleotide sequence above comes from Burkholderia thailandensis E264. Encoded proteins:
- a CDS encoding Nramp family divalent metal transporter, yielding MLSSTTMSQSAGDFAPAGDVTSRTIRAARDALEGRRKGVAAALPFVGPAVIASIGYMDPGNFATNIQAGAAYGYELLWVVLAANVIAMMFQAMSAKLGIVTGRNLAELCREHFPQPVVWGMWVASEIAAMATDLAEFLGGALAFGLLFHLPLIVGMGATAVLTCAILTLEKRGFRPLEAAIAALVGVIGASYLGELLIAPQDWHAAAYHLVAPQLRDGAALTLAVGIIGATIMPHTLYLHSGLTQRRTAPRDERERRLLLRFSNREVAVALGVAGFVNIAMVMMASSAFHETMPGMADIGDAYHTLIPLLGPAAGALFLVALFASGVSSSVVGTLAGQVVMQGFLRRQVPIWVRRLATIAPAFAIVALGCDVTRAMVLSQVALSLVLPLPMAALLLLSSRRAVLGDHALRMPMRVVASAAAAAIVALNGYLIWAAFH